Sequence from the Argentina anserina chromosome 7, drPotAnse1.1, whole genome shotgun sequence genome:
CTGACAAATAATCAGGGTATTACACTGATAATCACCGTTCTTCAGATTGTCCGCGTACCGAATCTCAAGGTGATGATTCACAATCGTTtcgtttttttctttctgattGTTATCGAGcaaaatgtgaattgtttcTTTCATCAGTTATTATGCTGCTTACTATTGATGATTGTGTAAAAAGATGCAAGATCATGTTTATTGATAATGTGATATATTCTTTTCCTGGGTTCAATCTGTAGTTCTGTAACCTTAGCATACCGTCAAGTCCTATAGTGTACCTATTTTATTAAAACCCAACAGTGTGGcttttgtaattttattttattttatcttgtcAATTGTACTTTCAATTGGAGAtgctctttttttgttttgaggtgAACTGGGGATCAGATTGTGTCTTTTTTCGTTACATGATCACTACCTCcctaactctctctctctctctctcgcctctctctctctcattagGTTGGAACAGTTCTTCTCGGCTGTGCCTTTTTTTATGACATCTTTTGGGTATTTGTTTCTAAATGGTGGTTCCACGAGAGTGTCATGATAGTGGTGAGTAAATCAGAACTTCTGTGCCATTCCAACTAAAGATTGGGTTTGGGTGTTGATACCTTTTCTCTGAAgacatttaaataattatcttTTCTATATAGGTGGCTCGTGGGGATAAAAGTGGAGAGGATGGTATCCCAATGCTACTAAAAATCCCACGGATGTTTGATCCTTGGGGTGGCTACAGCATCATCGGGTTTGGTGATATTATCTTACCTGGATTGGTTGTGGCCTTTTCACTAAGGTTTGTACTGGTAAAGTATTGTATCTTTTACAATTGCATTTAAGTACCCTACAAATGAAACCTTCATCTAAAATATTGCAGAAACTATCTTTTTTGGGTCAGATATGTCcattgaatatatatttttgatatatttatgggatttttataatgaaaatgaaaacggTACTGTAGCATTGATGAGTTTGGGAATTATTGTGTTATTCACAGAATTTGAGTCAATTGATAATTAAACCATGGGACTTGAAACCAAATCATGATAACAACACTTCAGCGATTATCACATTGTCCAAACAGATACTTAATTATGACAGTACATTTTACAGGTATGATTGGTTAACAAATAATACTCTTCGAACGGGTTACTTTGTGTGGGCGATGACAGCTTATGGTGCAGGTATGTGGTTTGCTAAATTTTTGCATATACTGCACTTCTGTATATTTTCTAAGCAGATGTTGCACCTGACATTTATAAAATGCACCTATTGAGCCATCTAATAATTTTTGGGCAACTTAACAACTGTTGTTTATAGTGTTTATGATAAACAGAGCTTATATGAacgtttcaaaatatttttaaaaatttagGACATAATGACATTAAATTTCCATTGGAGAAAAACGAGCAGTGTATCACCAGAGGGAAAACTTCCCTGCATAAAAAAAAGAGTGAGATGAAAGTTGGGGGCAAGCCACTGAATGACTGAAGGAGCAAAGCAATTTGTCCACTGTAAAAGAGTCCCATTCTTTCTCTATATAATAGTTATCAATTTATCATGCTCATGTGGAAAGTCTATTGCTCTATTGAGCAAATATATGCAATTGGTTAGCGAGCAACTAGAGTAGATATACATCATTGTTTCCTCTTCAATGATTGCTTGGCAATTTGCACTGCAGGTCTGCTAGTCACCTATGTGGCTTTGAACCTGATGGATGGACATGGTCAACCAGCTTTGTTATATATTGTTCCATTCACACTTGGTAAGATGCTAAGCTTGAATAATTAGGCAGCAATAACATGCACTGTGCCCCAGACCTTTCTGCACTAGATTTTTCATACCATGAGCAGCCGTAATAAAGCTAGTTATGGTCTGCAGGTACCTTTATAACCTTGGGACATATGAGAGGTGACCTCAAAGTTCTGTGGGCAAAAGGAGAACCAGATAGGCCTTGCCCGCACATACGACTCCAATCTTCTCACTCGCAATAAAAAGAATCGGGATAAAGTAATTGTGTGGTAGTTGGTTAGTATACTAGATTACTAGTTAGTAAATCAAAAACTCGCATGTCAAAGCTGTAGGAGACCATAATACGATTAGAAAATATGCACTAAGATGATATTTTTTAATCAGTTGATATAAAGAGAGGCTTACAACACCCAACTTGCGCAACCAAGTTTGATAGAAAGGCAATATCTCAGAAAAGTTTCAACTTTTGCCACTTAACCCCTGGTCCAGATTGTATGCCGAGGCACACTTTATTTTTGACTGTCAATTGTCCAATACGTTTAAAGTCGCATCATCACAAAGTTCATGTTTTAGAAGACCCAGAAATAGTCAGATGGAAGATTGAGATCCATATCAGCTTGGATGGTTGTTGGTTTTCCCAATGGGCCTAGGAAAGTGCCATGATTTCATAACAAGGTCCATAATATTGGCATGGGACTCTTAATTTCCAGAAAAGTGTACAAGGGCACACTCGTTTCTTCCCTGAGTTTAATTTGAAGCCTTCAATTAGGAAAAGAACACATTatttaaataaatgaaaacatgATCGGAGGTCTGAATATAATTGCCTTTTGCAGAATCACTCTTACATAATCTAAGCATGATATAATAAAACACACAATGTTACTGTTAATTTTCAATTATATCCCAGCAATTGAGGCAGAACCACAAAAATCACACGCAGCACAAAAGTTATACACGCTCAATATCGATTTCATGCTCATTTGGTAAACTACAAAATACACCACAATTTATTGAATCGACACGGTACAACTGATCAAGCAGATGACAATAAGTACTATATGTGAAGTTCTTATAAATTGCAACAACCACTATTCATAGTAAGCAATATAGCTTTCAGAGAGAAATCACACAATTCGAAAACTGAACATGATAGATTCAAGACACAACAAATCACTAGCTCTCACAAAACATTAACAAATTTGAAAAGGCTCTAGCCCAGAAGATTGCGCCTTATGGATTGTAATTCAGATTCAATGCCACTGATATCCTTTCTGTTTGTGGGGGATTCAAAAGAACATGCAACTCCTACACCAAGTATCAAAGTCAAGCACTCTTCAACTTTCTGTGCTCTCACACTCAATCGGCTGTGCATGTGAGATTCGGTGACATTAGTGGCCCTTTCTTGAAGAAATAGTGATTCTGATATCTCCGAAACACGTTCCGAAAGAGTTGTCTTCACATAAACATGAAGATTCAGGCCATCACGGAATATATGATCAGTGGGCCTCTTCCCGGTAAACATTTCTAACAAGAGAATGCCAAAGCTGTAGACATCCCCCTTTGCGGATACCTCACTTCCCATACCATACTCTACAATTTATAAATATCACATATACTTGTCACTACATTTGTGCATAAATCGAATTCAAGAGTTCTTATTGTTGTAGAATTATATTATActaaaatatgagaaaaataaTTTGAAGCATACGAGAAAAGTTACCTGGTGCAGCATAACCAACCGATCCTCTAATTCCTATGGAGCTTGATTGATTTCCACCAACACTCGTAGTTGGCACTGGGAGAAATTTTGATAGCCCAAAGTCGGAAACATGTCCAATCAGGTTGCTATCCAAGAGGACATTGCTTGGCTTGAGATCGCAATGAACGATCGGTGTCTCACAATGGTTGTGAAGATAATTTAATGCACTAGCAACATCAATGGCGATGTCGAGCCTTTGAACAAGACTTAAACTCTTGGGTGCTTCTATTAGCTCTCTAGTTCCGATAGATGGATGTAACCACTCCTCCAAGCTCCCGTTGTCCATGAACTCGTAAACAAGAGCCTTAAAATCATTGCCATTGAAATCAATGCTCGAACATGTAGTTATTATCTTGACCAGGTTTCGATGTCTGATATTTCTCAACACCTCACATTCGGCCATGAAACTCTTAGATGCTCCCCGATGTAACATGTTAAGTACCTTCACAGCCAGAACAATTCTATCATCGGCAAGAATTCCTTTGTAAACAGACCCAAATGCGCCCACGCCAATCAAATTAGCTGGAGAAAAGCTATCGGTAGCTTTTAGGAGTGTAGCATATGAAACTTGCAAAATAGAGTTCCCCAAAGTGCTTGATttaacttctttccttttattaCGAAGATGGAAAAGAGACAGCACCAAAACTAATCCCAAGAGAGTGCATCCAAATACTAACGAGATCGTAAGTATAATTCTCCGAGACAGCTTAACTCCTTTAGACTCATTAAGCTTACATAGCGGAAGTTTGAGACTAGCCATACCTCCGCAAAGTCTAGCATTTCCAGCAAGTGAAGCAGCAGTTGTATTCCTAAAAACACCACCAATTGGTACTGCTCCTGAAAGCTGGTTGAAAGACAGGTTCATACGCGCCAAGTTTAATTTCTCAAGAAATTGTGGAATAACACCTGAGAAATTGTTGCGAGAAAGGTCAAGATCTCGAATACCTCTCAAGTCCTGCATGGATTTAGGGATTATCCCGTTGAAGAAGTTTCCTTGCAAATGTAGGACTTCAAGACTCTGGCAACTACTTAGGCTACTAGGAAGTTCTCCTGATAACATATTGTTAGAAATGTCTAGCTTACTTAGACTCTTCAACTTTCCAATCTCAAAAGGAATGGAACCAGTGAAATTGTTTGATGACAAGTTGAAAGAAATTGATAAAGAGTGGAGACCAGTAAGTAGTTGTTGAGGTATTTTGCCATCTAAGCTGTTTTCAGAAAGATCCAAGTCTAGCAACCCGTGACATTCTCCTAGACTTGAAGGGATGCTACctttgagattgtttctaTTCAAATAAAGTCCGCCTAACATTGTTAAATTTCCAAGAGAAGACGGAATACTCCCGGAAAAGTTGTTGCTAGTAAGATAAAGTTCCCCAAGCATTGAAAGTTTCCCGATATCTGTTGGGATATTACTGCTGAAGttgttttcattcaaaatcagTACCTGAAGGTTGACAAGATTCCCTAATCCAGTTGGGATGCTTCCGTGTAGATAATTTGTTCCTACTGATAGCCACTTGAGATTGGTTGAGAGATTGTATGTTGTCGTGGGAAAGGTGCCTCCAAAATTGTTGCCGCCTATCCCCAAAACTGTGAGCTGTGTGGCATTGATCAAGTCTGAGATAAAATTCAAGTCATCATCTTTACGACTTCCAAGATTATTACGACTGACTTTGAAACCCACAAGGTTATAAAGATTTCGTAAATTAGGCACCTGTCCACTATGATTATTATCTGAACATTGAAAGACCATAAGATTTGTTGCATTGGATATTGATAGAGGGATGGGCCCAGTAAATTGATTTGCGGCATTGGAAAACCATCGAAGGTTGGGAAATGCATTGCCCAAGTTTGAGGGAAGACTTCCTTTAATTCGGTTCAATGTTAACTCAAATGCAACTATACCAGAGAGGTTATAAATGCAAGAAGGGATGGTACCAGACAACTTATTTCCGCCTAAATAGaaaattgttaattttttCAACTGGCATAGAGAAATAGGGATGCTTCCTTCTATATTATTCGAAGTTATACCAAATTTTTGGAGAGAAGACATGTTCCCCAAAGAAGGAGGGATCTCTCCTGTTAAATTATTATGTCGGAAACTGAGAAAATCTAGCTTTGAAAACGAACTGATTTGGGGAGGAATTTGACCCAGGAGATTATTTCTACTAAGATCCAGAGAGTTGAGTTGGAAGCAACTGGAAATGTTGGGAGGAATGGAGCCAGTAAGTGTGTTATTGTTTAGATACAATACCTGCAATCTATGCAAATACCCGATTTGAGGAGGGATTTGATGAGTGAAGCTATTATTCGCGAGATTCAGCACTCTTAAGAAGCTTAAATTTCCTACGTGTGGTGATATGGATCCTACCAATGCTGAAGAATTCAGGTCTAGCTTTGTCACCCTTTGGTGATGTAGTCGACTGCAGGTGACGCCGTGCCACTGACAGAAGTGAAGGGATTCATTCCATGAGCTTGTGACCCGGTTCGGATCGTGAAGTATTTGAGCTTTGAAGGCAAGCAATGCCAGCCTATCCGTCTCATTCCCCTGATGTCTCGGATGGTTCATTTGCATGGAGCCACAACAGTTTAGAACTAAAGAGGATATCAAAACCAAATTCATAACCAAAACTGCCCCCATTATTAGATTTTGGTCTCTGGACTAAAGAGACTGAGGTAAATATGGGTGGTGTTGGGTTGTGAAATAGGTAGTTTTATGTAAGCCATGACAATCTAATTTATATGAAGAATTAGAATAGGTGATCAAGAAGTTCTATAAGGGTTGGAAAACCACCGTTGAAAGTTCTTTTTCTCTTCACCGAAGTGGAGAAACCAAATAAACAACCGATATATCACCAATATAGAATGATTCATCGCTTCTTACAATTGAAGTCCGACCTCATTActttaagaaaacaaaagaagaccAACTTAAGTCAATGAAGTCCTTTCCATCTAAAGACTACTCAAAATAAATGTGATCCCATACCAGCCTCACTAcgaaaagtatgagaaaataGCACGTTTTTGCCGTTCGATTGGCCAATCGGGCACGATTTTATATGTATACATCAGCCAAAGTGCAGCCACTTTATATGTAAGGAAACTACTTGGGTATTGCATATGAGCCTTCCTCTGGCAGACTAACCACACATTATTCTAAATATAAAGGGAGTTACAAGATTTCTTCCACAAGTTATATTGCAGGGTGTGCATCTAGTTTTATCTGCTCAAAGTTCATTGAAAAATAAGGACGCAGTCAAGCACTCATTACTTATTCTCCATCATATTCAACATTGCTCATTTGTTCCCTTATTATATACAAGAGCCAA
This genomic interval carries:
- the LOC126801903 gene encoding putative receptor-like protein kinase At3g47110, whose translation is MGAVLVMNLVLISSLVLNCCGSMQMNHPRHQGNETDRLALLAFKAQILHDPNRVTSSWNESLHFCQWHGVTCSRLHHQRVTKLDLNSSALVGSISPHVGNLSFLRVLNLANNSFTHQIPPQIGYLHRLQVLYLNNNTLTGSIPPNISSCFQLNSLDLSRNNLLGQIPPQISSFSKLDFLSFRHNNLTGEIPPSLGNMSSLQKFGITSNNIEGSIPISLCQLKKLTIFYLGGNKLSGTIPSCIYNLSGIVAFELTLNRIKGSLPSNLGNAFPNLRWFSNAANQFTGPIPLSISNATNLMVFQCSDNNHSGQVPNLRNLYNLVGFKVSRNNLGSRKDDDLNFISDLINATQLTVLGIGGNNFGGTFPTTTYNLSTNLKWLSVGTNYLHGSIPTGLGNLVNLQVLILNENNFSSNIPTDIGKLSMLGELYLTSNNFSGSIPSSLGNLTMLGGLYLNRNNLKGSIPSSLGECHGLLDLDLSENSLDGKIPQQLLTGLHSLSISFNLSSNNFTGSIPFEIGKLKSLSKLDISNNMLSGELPSSLSSCQSLEVLHLQGNFFNGIIPKSMQDLRGIRDLDLSRNNFSGVIPQFLEKLNLARMNLSFNQLSGAVPIGGVFRNTTAASLAGNARLCGGMASLKLPLCKLNESKGVKLSRRIILTISLVFGCTLLGLVLVLSLFHLRNKRKEVKSSTLGNSILQVSYATLLKATDSFSPANLIGVGAFGSVYKGILADDRIVLAVKVLNMLHRGASKSFMAECEVLRNIRHRNLVKIITTCSSIDFNGNDFKALVYEFMDNGSLEEWLHPSIGTRELIEAPKSLSLVQRLDIAIDVASALNYLHNHCETPIVHCDLKPSNVLLDSNLIGHVSDFGLSKFLPVPTTSVGGNQSSSIGIRGSVGYAAPEYGMGSEVSAKGDVYSFGILLLEMFTGKRPTDHIFRDGLNLHVYVKTTLSERVSEISESLFLQERATNVTESHMHSRLSVRAQKVEECLTLILGVGVACSFESPTNRKDISGIESELQSIRRNLLG